The sequence below is a genomic window from Verrucomicrobiia bacterium.
CCCGGCTGACGAGCTGGCCGGAGCGCCCGGCTTCCTGCACGCTCATCTTCACCTTGCCCATCACCTGGCGCTGCGCTGCTTTTTCCGCCCGCAGTTTTTCCAGCGCCCGCACACGCCCCTCATTGCGCGTGCGCCGCGCCTTGATGCCCTGGCGGATCCAGACTTCTTCACGCGCCAGTTTTTTCTCGAACTCCGCCCGCTCCGCCGCTTCCGCATCGAGCGCCGCCTGCTTGCGTTCGAGAAAGGCCGGATAATCGCAGGCCCAGCTCCACATGCGGCCGCGGTCCAGCTCCGCGATCTTCGTCGCCAGGTGCGACATGAACATGCGGTCGTGCGTCACAAAAAAAATCGTGCCCTCGTAGGCTTTCAAAAATCCTTCCAGCCACTCGATCGATTCGATGTCCAGATGGTTCGTCGGCTCGTCGAGCAGCAGCACGTCCGGCTTCTGCACCAGCGCCCGCGCCAGCATCGCCCGCTTTTTCTGCCCGCCCGAGAGATTTTCAAAAAGGCTTTCCGGATCCAGCTTCATGTGCTCGACCACGCTTTCCACCTGCTGGCTCGTTTCCCACGCATTCGCATGGTCCATTTCCGCCTGAAGATTGCCGAGCTTATTCATGAGCGCCTCGCTGTATTCCGTGGCGAGCTGATGATTCACATGATGATAGTCGCTGATCAGCTTCGCGCGCCCGCCCAGTCCCGAAAGCACCAGGTCAAACACATTCCCCGTGACATCCGTCGGCACTTCCTGCGGCAGATGCACCACGCGGACGCCCTTCTGATAGATGACCTTTCCCTCATCCACCTTGATCTCGCCCGACATCACGCGCATGAGCGTAGTCTTCCCCACCCCGTTGCGCCCCAAAAGCGCGACCCGGTCCCCCTGCTCCACGTGCAGACTCAAATGATCAAAAATGAGCGGCCCGCCAAACGCGAGCGAGATGTCCTGTAAACTGATAAAAGCCATTAAGCCTCCAACCTACGGTGACCGGCAGCGGCATCCGGTCACCTGGTGCCGACGGAGTACCGTCGGTTGCATGGTACCAAATTCGCGGAGCCCCTTCTGTATTTATTTGTCAGCTTATTGTCGGGATATAGATGCGGGATTGTCAGGCAATTGTCAGGGTGACTCTTTTATGAATTGTCAGGGTCTTATGGCGGGGAAACCCAATTAGCCCACCGTTAAGAAGGGACCTTCCCTGGGAACTGTCCTGGTCTTACCTTTATTTCTGTTTATCCTGTGTTACAATCCATCCACTCTTCTTCCAGGATAGGCCATGATCAACAACACGAAACGTTTCTTAAATCCATTCCTTCTGCTCGCGTTCAGCATGACGGCTTTCCTCTGCCCGTCCCCGGCGCGCGCGATCAGCCCCGAGAATTCCATCAAAATGAAACAAGAATTGCGGGCCGAAGACTTCGAATACCTGAGCCGCCTGCGGCAGGAACTGCTCAAGATCAATAAGGACTACGTGGATAAGGCGACGGACTTGAAAGAGGAACTGTGGAACCAAAAAAGAGCCGCACCCGATCGGGCCCAGGATAAAACTTACGAGCAGGAGTACGCTGAGAAGATGTGGAAACTCAAGAAGGAAACCTCGTACGCCAAATACAGCGTCAAAAAAGAGCTGAACGGCGACCGCCTCGTCAACCGAGGCAAGATCATAAGAAGCTACGAAGAAGCCGAGCCCGAAAAACACCCCTATAACGGCATCCGGGGTTAACAGCCGACGAGCCCAATTGTAAAACTCGTCGGCACCAGGTGTCCGGATGCTTCAACCGGACACCGCACCAGCCGACGGTACTCCGTCGGCACCAGGTGATCGGATGTTTCTGCCAGCCGACAAGCCCAATTGTAAACCTTGTCGGCACCAGGTGTCCGGACGCTTCAACCGGACACCGCACCAGCCGACGGTACTCCGTCGGCCCCAAGTGTCCGGATGCCTCAACCGAACACCGCTTTACCAGACACCGCACTACCGGACAGTCTCGCTCTGGAAACTTCTCTGCTTTTTCGATCCTAAGAGACGCGGAA
It includes:
- a CDS encoding ATP-binding cassette domain-containing protein; its protein translation is MAFISLQDISLAFGGPLIFDHLSLHVEQGDRVALLGRNGVGKTTLMRVMSGEIKVDEGKVIYQKGVRVVHLPQEVPTDVTGNVFDLVLSGLGGRAKLISDYHHVNHQLATEYSEALMNKLGNLQAEMDHANAWETSQQVESVVEHMKLDPESLFENLSGGQKKRAMLARALVQKPDVLLLDEPTNHLDIESIEWLEGFLKAYEGTIFFVTHDRMFMSHLATKIAELDRGRMWSWACDYPAFLERKQAALDAEAAERAEFEKKLAREEVWIRQGIKARRTRNEGRVRALEKLRAEKAAQRQVMGKVKMSVQEAGRSGQLVSRVKHLTHGYDSKILIQNFSTEIMRGDKIGLIGPNGSGKTTLIRLLLGQMPPQKGTVELGTNLEISYYDQLRQQLDENKTVMENVGGGSEMVTVGGKTKHILGYLQDFLFAPDRARSPARVLSGGERNRLFLARLFTKPSNLLIMDEPTNDLDVETLELLEELLIDYSGTLILVSHDRAFLNNVVTSTIVLEGGGKVGEYAGGYDDWLKVHEERQAINQAKPAPRPAASAPAAAKGTGKLSSSEKNELARLPAEIEKAEAEQARLFQVMGDPAFYAGSSEVVANTLASSDEVARRLADLYARWEALEARK